A section of the Leucoraja erinacea ecotype New England chromosome 31, Leri_hhj_1, whole genome shotgun sequence genome encodes:
- the LOC129711903 gene encoding uncharacterized protein LOC129711903 isoform X2 codes for MERRAALGERLHRVIGPRFPDLGVKLTGMLLELPVPVLDQMIHDEELLSAGLEKALSTLQNSTEKCLFKTVEDDTDSDSTDSLGDQLYDLVDSHRTGHSEQITGMLLELGSNEVKKLVSDLQLLEQKIHIAREALEQALPPKTCVSDLDCDDVKERLGEKIFEQVEKIDPKNCACITGMLLELDPSAIQKLLTDSLALKGAVERAQAALPQAAAQRSSDSDLNNEDVSDLDSETENLGEELYSYINSTKYSLHSSKLTGMLLEMPHSSLVELLKSQKQLDEKIQLAAAALTDS; via the exons ATGGAGCGGCGGGCGGCGCTGGGCGAGCGGCTGCACCGGGTGATCGGACCGCGGTTCCCGGACCTCGGCGTGAAGTTGACAG GGATGTTGCTGGAGCTGCCAGTTCCTGTACTGGATCAGATGATACATGACGAGGAGTTGCTGTCTGCTGGACTCGAGAAAGCACTGAGCACACTTCAGAACTCCACAGAGAAATG TTTGTTTAAAACTGTGGAGGACGATACGGATTCTGATTCTACGGATTCGCTGGGCGATCAGCTGTATGACCTGGTGGATAGTCACCGAACCGGGCACAGTGAGCAAATAACAG GAATGCTGCTGGAATTGGGAAGCAATGAAGTAAAGAAGCTGGTCAGTGACCTACAACTGTTGGAACAAAAGATTCACATTGCCCGGGAAGCACTGGAGCA GGCATTGCCTCCCAAGACGTGTGTATCTGATTTGGACTGTGATGATGTGAAGGAGAGGCTTGGAGAGAAGATTTTTGAACAGGTTGAAAAGATTGACCCAAAGAACTGTGCATGCATCACTG GAATGCTTTTGGAATTGGATCCGTCAGCTATTCAGAAGTTGCTGACCGACAGCTTGGCGTTGAAAGGTGCTGTCGAAAGAGCTCAGGCTGCACTTCCACAGGCAGCCGCTCAGAGATCCTCAGATTCCGACCTGAATAATGAGGACGTAAGTGATCTGGACAGTGAAACCGAAAATCTAGGAGAGGAATTGTACAGTTACATCAACAGTACAAAATACAGTCTGCACTCCAGCAAGCTAACAG GAATGCTGCTCGAGATGCCTCACAGCAGCTTAGTGGAACTGCTGAAATCCCAGAAACAGCTGGATGAGAAAATCCAGCTTGCTGCTGCAGCACTGACAGACAGCTGA
- the LOC129711903 gene encoding uncharacterized protein LOC129711903 isoform X1, translating to MERRAALGERLHRVIGPRFPDLGVKLTGMLLELPVPVLDQMIHDEELLSAGLEKALSTLQNSTEKCARDKVFCLTSSLFKTVEDDTDSDSTDSLGDQLYDLVDSHRTGHSEQITGMLLELGSNEVKKLVSDLQLLEQKIHIAREALEQALPPKTCVSDLDCDDVKERLGEKIFEQVEKIDPKNCACITGMLLELDPSAIQKLLTDSLALKGAVERAQAALPQAAAQRSSDSDLNNEDVSDLDSETENLGEELYSYINSTKYSLHSSKLTGMLLEMPHSSLVELLKSQKQLDEKIQLAAAALTDS from the exons ATGGAGCGGCGGGCGGCGCTGGGCGAGCGGCTGCACCGGGTGATCGGACCGCGGTTCCCGGACCTCGGCGTGAAGTTGACAG GGATGTTGCTGGAGCTGCCAGTTCCTGTACTGGATCAGATGATACATGACGAGGAGTTGCTGTCTGCTGGACTCGAGAAAGCACTGAGCACACTTCAGAACTCCACAGAGAAATG TGCGAGAGACAAAGTATTTTGTTTGACTTCCAGTTTGTTTAAAACTGTGGAGGACGATACGGATTCTGATTCTACGGATTCGCTGGGCGATCAGCTGTATGACCTGGTGGATAGTCACCGAACCGGGCACAGTGAGCAAATAACAG GAATGCTGCTGGAATTGGGAAGCAATGAAGTAAAGAAGCTGGTCAGTGACCTACAACTGTTGGAACAAAAGATTCACATTGCCCGGGAAGCACTGGAGCA GGCATTGCCTCCCAAGACGTGTGTATCTGATTTGGACTGTGATGATGTGAAGGAGAGGCTTGGAGAGAAGATTTTTGAACAGGTTGAAAAGATTGACCCAAAGAACTGTGCATGCATCACTG GAATGCTTTTGGAATTGGATCCGTCAGCTATTCAGAAGTTGCTGACCGACAGCTTGGCGTTGAAAGGTGCTGTCGAAAGAGCTCAGGCTGCACTTCCACAGGCAGCCGCTCAGAGATCCTCAGATTCCGACCTGAATAATGAGGACGTAAGTGATCTGGACAGTGAAACCGAAAATCTAGGAGAGGAATTGTACAGTTACATCAACAGTACAAAATACAGTCTGCACTCCAGCAAGCTAACAG GAATGCTGCTCGAGATGCCTCACAGCAGCTTAGTGGAACTGCTGAAATCCCAGAAACAGCTGGATGAGAAAATCCAGCTTGCTGCTGCAGCACTGACAGACAGCTGA
- the LOC129711903 gene encoding uncharacterized protein LOC129711903 isoform X3, with product MLLELPVPVLDQMIHDEELLSAGLEKALSTLQNSTEKCARDKVFCLTSSLFKTVEDDTDSDSTDSLGDQLYDLVDSHRTGHSEQITGMLLELGSNEVKKLVSDLQLLEQKIHIAREALEQALPPKTCVSDLDCDDVKERLGEKIFEQVEKIDPKNCACITGMLLELDPSAIQKLLTDSLALKGAVERAQAALPQAAAQRSSDSDLNNEDVSDLDSETENLGEELYSYINSTKYSLHSSKLTGMLLEMPHSSLVELLKSQKQLDEKIQLAAAALTDS from the exons ATGTTGCTGGAGCTGCCAGTTCCTGTACTGGATCAGATGATACATGACGAGGAGTTGCTGTCTGCTGGACTCGAGAAAGCACTGAGCACACTTCAGAACTCCACAGAGAAATG TGCGAGAGACAAAGTATTTTGTTTGACTTCCAGTTTGTTTAAAACTGTGGAGGACGATACGGATTCTGATTCTACGGATTCGCTGGGCGATCAGCTGTATGACCTGGTGGATAGTCACCGAACCGGGCACAGTGAGCAAATAACAG GAATGCTGCTGGAATTGGGAAGCAATGAAGTAAAGAAGCTGGTCAGTGACCTACAACTGTTGGAACAAAAGATTCACATTGCCCGGGAAGCACTGGAGCA GGCATTGCCTCCCAAGACGTGTGTATCTGATTTGGACTGTGATGATGTGAAGGAGAGGCTTGGAGAGAAGATTTTTGAACAGGTTGAAAAGATTGACCCAAAGAACTGTGCATGCATCACTG GAATGCTTTTGGAATTGGATCCGTCAGCTATTCAGAAGTTGCTGACCGACAGCTTGGCGTTGAAAGGTGCTGTCGAAAGAGCTCAGGCTGCACTTCCACAGGCAGCCGCTCAGAGATCCTCAGATTCCGACCTGAATAATGAGGACGTAAGTGATCTGGACAGTGAAACCGAAAATCTAGGAGAGGAATTGTACAGTTACATCAACAGTACAAAATACAGTCTGCACTCCAGCAAGCTAACAG GAATGCTGCTCGAGATGCCTCACAGCAGCTTAGTGGAACTGCTGAAATCCCAGAAACAGCTGGATGAGAAAATCCAGCTTGCTGCTGCAGCACTGACAGACAGCTGA
- the LOC129711903 gene encoding uncharacterized protein LOC129711903 isoform X4: MLLELPVPVLDQMIHDEELLSAGLEKALSTLQNSTEKCLFKTVEDDTDSDSTDSLGDQLYDLVDSHRTGHSEQITGMLLELGSNEVKKLVSDLQLLEQKIHIAREALEQALPPKTCVSDLDCDDVKERLGEKIFEQVEKIDPKNCACITGMLLELDPSAIQKLLTDSLALKGAVERAQAALPQAAAQRSSDSDLNNEDVSDLDSETENLGEELYSYINSTKYSLHSSKLTGMLLEMPHSSLVELLKSQKQLDEKIQLAAAALTDS, translated from the exons ATGTTGCTGGAGCTGCCAGTTCCTGTACTGGATCAGATGATACATGACGAGGAGTTGCTGTCTGCTGGACTCGAGAAAGCACTGAGCACACTTCAGAACTCCACAGAGAAATG TTTGTTTAAAACTGTGGAGGACGATACGGATTCTGATTCTACGGATTCGCTGGGCGATCAGCTGTATGACCTGGTGGATAGTCACCGAACCGGGCACAGTGAGCAAATAACAG GAATGCTGCTGGAATTGGGAAGCAATGAAGTAAAGAAGCTGGTCAGTGACCTACAACTGTTGGAACAAAAGATTCACATTGCCCGGGAAGCACTGGAGCA GGCATTGCCTCCCAAGACGTGTGTATCTGATTTGGACTGTGATGATGTGAAGGAGAGGCTTGGAGAGAAGATTTTTGAACAGGTTGAAAAGATTGACCCAAAGAACTGTGCATGCATCACTG GAATGCTTTTGGAATTGGATCCGTCAGCTATTCAGAAGTTGCTGACCGACAGCTTGGCGTTGAAAGGTGCTGTCGAAAGAGCTCAGGCTGCACTTCCACAGGCAGCCGCTCAGAGATCCTCAGATTCCGACCTGAATAATGAGGACGTAAGTGATCTGGACAGTGAAACCGAAAATCTAGGAGAGGAATTGTACAGTTACATCAACAGTACAAAATACAGTCTGCACTCCAGCAAGCTAACAG GAATGCTGCTCGAGATGCCTCACAGCAGCTTAGTGGAACTGCTGAAATCCCAGAAACAGCTGGATGAGAAAATCCAGCTTGCTGCTGCAGCACTGACAGACAGCTGA